The stretch of DNA TAGCCACAGATTTTCACTGATTGCCACGGATGAAACCTTTAGAAAAAAATCAAAAATCATTACATGCAATATGCAATTTGTCGAAATATTTTAAGTTTGAAAAAGTGATTTTGAAGCTCCATTTATTAAAACTTGTGTTTTATCCATGCGAATCCGTGGCTATATTATTTTTTCAAATAACAAATCCTGTTAATCCTGTCCTGTTATTTCCCTTCTCCTGCCATATCAGCATCACGCTTGGCTTTGAATTCATTACCCTCACGCCAATTCGGGAAAGTCGATTCATTCGCCAAACGATAACCGACTTTGAACAACAACCTCAAATCGTCGACTGCACCGGAAAAATCCCATTCCGGATTAAACTCATCCGCCGGTTTATGGTAGCGATTTTCAAGATAGTCATTGAGTTGTTCTTCAGTCCATTCCTTGCCATGTTCAACATGATCCATTCCTTGATCGGTATACAAAGCAGGAATGCCTTCTTTGGCGAAACTGAAATGATCGGAGCGATAAAAGTAACCCTTCTCCGGTGAAGGATCGGGAATGACCGTACGGTTTTGTTCTTTTGCAGCTGCAGCCAGGTAATCATCAAGCTCGGAATTACCATAACCCACGATGGTGATATCCTTCATTTTTCCTAATACGTTCAATCCGTCCATGTTTAAGGCTGCCACGGTTTTATTGTAAGGATAGATCGGATTCGTTGCATAGAATTTGGAACCCAGCAATCCCTGTTCTTCTGCAGTGACGGCCAGAAATACAATCGATCGGGATGGCCGACTCGAAAGTTTGGTATAGGCTTCAGCCAATTCGATTAAACCGGCAGTGCCTGTGGCATTATCAAAAGCGCCGTTATAGATCTGGTCTCCTTCTAAATTGGGATCTCGTCCCAGGTGGTCCCAGTGCGCCATATAAAACACATATTCATCACTGCGGTCGCTTCCCGGCCAAACCGCAATTACATTGTTTGATGTTGATTGTTTGATATCATTGCTTAAAGAAAGCGAGGCGGTTAATTCCATAGAAACCGCCTTAAAACCAGGTTGGGCAGCTTTAGATTTGAGAGATTCGAAATCCATGCCGGATTGTGCAAAGATCTTTTTTGCCACTTCGATGGTAACCCAGCCTTCGATTGCACAGCGCGACATGTTATTGTCATCACTCACAAGATCAAATTGCGGACCGGACCAACTGCCACTTACGACTTCCCATGGATATCCTGCAGGTTTGGTTTCATGGATTACAATTGCACCGGCAGCTTGTTGGCGGGCAGCTTCTTCATATTTATAAGTCCAGCGGCCATAATAGGTCATGGAATTGCCGTTAAACAATTCGTCGTTTTGAGTGGCGAAACCAGGGTCGTTGACCAGCATCACCACGGTTTTACCCTTTACATCTATTCCTTCGTAGTCATTCCAATTATATTCGGGTGCAACTGTACCATAGCCGACAAAAACCAATTCGGAATTTTTGATTGAAGCGTTGCCGACAACCCTTTTGGTCCAGGCCATATATTCATTTCCATAAGAAAATGAATTCGTTTGCCCGTTTCCTGTAACCGATAATTTTGCATTTGGACTGGTTGTAATTTCTACCAGGGGAACCTCTTGAAAATAACTATCGCCATTTCCGGGTTCCAATCCCAGTTTTTCAAATTCGGCCTTCAAATAAT from candidate division KSB1 bacterium encodes:
- a CDS encoding M28 family peptidase; the encoded protein is MVKKFGLLILLSSLAGCSSYDTAGEDSISGEDISRHIQVLSSDEFEGRAPSSPGEEKTINYLKAEFEKLGLEPGNGDSYFQEVPLVEITTSPNAKLSVTGNGQTNSFSYGNEYMAWTKRVVGNASIKNSELVFVGYGTVAPEYNWNDYEGIDVKGKTVVMLVNDPGFATQNDELFNGNSMTYYGRWTYKYEEAARQQAAGAIVIHETKPAGYPWEVVSGSWSGPQFDLVSDDNNMSRCAIEGWVTIEVAKKIFAQSGMDFESLKSKAAQPGFKAVSMELTASLSLSNDIKQSTSNNVIAVWPGSDRSDEYVFYMAHWDHLGRDPNLEGDQIYNGAFDNATGTAGLIELAEAYTKLSSRPSRSIVFLAVTAEEQGLLGSKFYATNPIYPYNKTVAALNMDGLNVLGKMKDITIVGYGNSELDDYLAAAAKEQNRTVIPDPSPEKGYFYRSDHFSFAKEGIPALYTDQGMDHVEHGKEWTEEQLNDYLENRYHKPADEFNPEWDFSGAVDDLRLLFKVGYRLANESTFPNWREGNEFKAKRDADMAGEGK